The genomic region tattgagcttatatattttattcttactttgattttaaaagGTTTAAGAATCTTTAATCAaagtagaaataaaaataaaatagctcaataaaataaataaaaatttcatgaaATTTGAGTAAGCAGTACTTAATCAAAACTGAGGTTCAGATTTTTTGTCTTGACGAATGAACCACAATTtgaaattttgtaaaaagacTTGTTAATGGTTATAGAAATTCACTGTGACATTTTGCTCCCAAGCTATAATGCTTGTAGAATAGTTTTACAAAGAAATTACCATTGTCTAACTTAATGAAAATTCTTGAACTATATATGACAATATTTTTGTCATCAGTATTACATTATCCATAAAAGGAAAATCCAACATCCTATAAAAAATCTAACTTGATATAACCATTTCCTAATTGGGAATCCATACAATGGTATCACTATTAAGAAAATGGCATACTGGAGGTCCTCCAGGCTTAACTTTCAGCACCTGAAAAGCAACGTGTTGTGGGTTCCAAGCTGATGTTTTTGTGTGGCAAACGACTGCTGCTTTAGCTTTAGAGCCATCATCACCCACTAATGGAACCATATAAGCCTTTGTGCCCATGATTGTATGACAATAATATATAGCAAAAGGATATCTCTCCTTATGACACACTATTGGATTTTCTCCCATCATTTTGATTCCTTCCAGAACAGTATATTCTTGTTTCTTGTTCTCTTCCTCTGCCTCATTCATGAGAGTGCGAACATTTTTTCCATACTTTAAAACCACAATATCGACTAATGATTCTAACGAAGTAGCACACTTCTTCTCCTCTCCCTTAATGCCTGGCGCCTCACACTCTTCAATAGTTTGTTTCATGATTTGAGCTTTCTTTGATGTGGGTTGTATTGAGAAGTGTTTCAGAATATTAGGTAACTTGTTGCTTGAAAAGGGTATAGATTGGGCAAGTTTTCGAGGtaagaaattagaattttcCATAGATTTAGTGAAAATAAGAGTCATCTTTTTATTAGGAATGAGATCATCATATATGAAGTACACAGTAGTTTCATTGTATACAACATTTTTGTCAAATTCTCTCTTATCCGGCCAATACCCAACACCATAGCCTACCCTTGCCCCACTTTGTGGAGTTTCATccttctcatatgaaaaagagACGTTGCTTCCTGCGTTTGCTTACAATTGCAAATCAACAATAGGCTAATGGTTTAGATGAAAATCACTTAGAGAAGAAGCATATAGTTTCTGCCATAGCCTAATTTGGTCGGCCTTTATTTCCCTTTGTTAAATTTGGAAAGGTATTGTCTATTATTGAGTATAGTTCAAGATATATACTGCTCACATAtgatttacatatatttattaatattgaacaAATAAGTCAAAcatcttatttaaaattaaaaaagttgactATAAAGTTTAAAGTATTTAGTAAAAAACATTGGTATTAGccattttaaaatctttatctttttaCTTTAGCCCGGCCGTTAGCCTTCTCTTTTTCGTATCATTCAGTATTTAAagtatgaaatatataaatttgtatattagtTCATATAAGTacttgctaataattttatatctttcaaacATCGGAATGACTCTCAAGAATTCTAATCCCCCTACTCAAGAAAGAGAggtagataaagaaagagagtTAACTAACCTGGCTGTAAGAGTTCTTGTAGAGCTTTTGGCAACGGAGTGCTTGCTAACATGGACTGCCAATACACCTCTGCCCATAGAGAAGCACTGCTTCCTTTGAGGATAGCCTGCCATATATAAAAAGGCCGAAGATGGAAGTAAAATTAGCTGTCTAATGTCTTAAAGAAATGGAAGCAAAGAGAACTGAACTTAGAACTTAATGCTCACACAAAAGAATAAAGCAAAGACGCGAAGGATAATATGAAACTCCATATAAATTCAAGTGGAAAAATGTACACAAATTAGAAGCAACAGAAGTGGGACTAATATATAGTtcccagaaaagaaaaggataaaaagTGGGACTAAGACATGGATAATATGTATTAGGAATTATATATAAGAGAAGATTGAATGAAGGAAAAATCTTGGTTGtaagagaaaaaatatcaaGGAAATTTGAGGCTCGCATCTTTGAATTTGCCAAGGCCTCAAATTGACTGCCTTCATTAAGAAATCTCTAGAGAAAGGAAGCAAATCATAAATGGTTGCATCAAACTGAAGTGTGCTAGTCAGTAAGGTGCATGCATGGCTTGGTTAGCGAAAATGAATCCATACCAACTTGTCAAGTTCGAATCTCTATACCTCTGTCTCCTCCTCctgataaaaagaataataatttgatttgatttattatttttgaaataaaaagtgTCCTAGATAAAGATGGCaaggatattaaaacatttaatatgaaagttaaaataaagaagagtcaaattatttagagaatgctcgatttaata from Ricinus communis isolate WT05 ecotype wild-type chromosome 9, ASM1957865v1, whole genome shotgun sequence harbors:
- the LOC8260787 gene encoding BURP domain-containing protein 5 isoform X2; this encodes MEFHIILRVFALFFCAILKGSSASLWAEVYWQSMLASTPLPKALQELLQPGSNVSFSYEKDETPQSGARVGYGVGYWPDKREFDKNVVYNETTVYFIYDDLIPNKKMTLIFTKSMENSNFLPRKLAQSIPFSSNKLPNILKHFSIQPTSKKAQIMKQTIEECEAPGIKGEEKKCATSLESLVDIVVLKYGKNVRTLMNEAEEENKKQEYTVLEGIKMMGENPIVCHKERYPFAIYYCHTIMGTKAYMVPLVGDDGSKAKAAVVCHTKTSAWNPQHVAFQVLKVKPGGPPVCHFLNSDTIVWIPN
- the LOC8260787 gene encoding BURP domain protein RD22 isoform X1 is translated as MEFHIILRVFALFFCAILKGSSASLWAEVYWQSMLASTPLPKALQELLQPANAGSNVSFSYEKDETPQSGARVGYGVGYWPDKREFDKNVVYNETTVYFIYDDLIPNKKMTLIFTKSMENSNFLPRKLAQSIPFSSNKLPNILKHFSIQPTSKKAQIMKQTIEECEAPGIKGEEKKCATSLESLVDIVVLKYGKNVRTLMNEAEEENKKQEYTVLEGIKMMGENPIVCHKERYPFAIYYCHTIMGTKAYMVPLVGDDGSKAKAAVVCHTKTSAWNPQHVAFQVLKVKPGGPPVCHFLNSDTIVWIPN
- the LOC8260787 gene encoding BURP domain protein RD22 isoform X3; the encoded protein is MLASTPLPKALQELLQPANAGSNVSFSYEKDETPQSGARVGYGVGYWPDKREFDKNVVYNETTVYFIYDDLIPNKKMTLIFTKSMENSNFLPRKLAQSIPFSSNKLPNILKHFSIQPTSKKAQIMKQTIEECEAPGIKGEEKKCATSLESLVDIVVLKYGKNVRTLMNEAEEENKKQEYTVLEGIKMMGENPIVCHKERYPFAIYYCHTIMGTKAYMVPLVGDDGSKAKAAVVCHTKTSAWNPQHVAFQVLKVKPGGPPVCHFLNSDTIVWIPN
- the LOC8260787 gene encoding BURP domain protein RD22 isoform X4 — protein: MLASTPLPKALQELLQPGSNVSFSYEKDETPQSGARVGYGVGYWPDKREFDKNVVYNETTVYFIYDDLIPNKKMTLIFTKSMENSNFLPRKLAQSIPFSSNKLPNILKHFSIQPTSKKAQIMKQTIEECEAPGIKGEEKKCATSLESLVDIVVLKYGKNVRTLMNEAEEENKKQEYTVLEGIKMMGENPIVCHKERYPFAIYYCHTIMGTKAYMVPLVGDDGSKAKAAVVCHTKTSAWNPQHVAFQVLKVKPGGPPVCHFLNSDTIVWIPN